In Chloracidobacterium sp., the following proteins share a genomic window:
- the secE gene encoding preprotein translocase subunit SecE, producing MAEAVETKKEGIGAFVSKTRAELDKTSFPSSNDVKNTTIIVVISVIFFAVYLFLVDRAWVYVLQGLTWVVDKIAGA from the coding sequence ATGGCAGAAGCCGTAGAAACAAAGAAAGAGGGCATCGGCGCGTTTGTCAGCAAGACACGTGCTGAGCTCGACAAGACGTCGTTCCCGTCATCAAACGATGTCAAGAACACGACGATCATCGTCGTCATCAGTGTGATCTTTTTCGCCGTGTACCTTTTTCTGGTCGACCGGGCTTGGGTCTATGTGCTTCAGGGCCTGACCTGGGTGGTAGATAAGATCGCCGGAGCCTAA
- the rpmG gene encoding 50S ribosomal protein L33 produces the protein MPRDNIILQCTECKERNYVTTKNKKTQPNRLEFKKFCRRCRKHQLHRENK, from the coding sequence ATGCCGAGAGATAACATAATTTTGCAGTGCACTGAGTGCAAAGAGCGCAATTACGTGACGACGAAGAACAAGAAGACCCAGCCGAACAGGCTCGAGTTCAAGAAGTTCTGCCGCCGCTGCCGCAAGCACCAGCTGCACAGAGAGAACAAGTAA
- the tuf gene encoding elongation factor Tu has product MSKEKFDRSKPHVNIGTIGHVDHGKTTLTAAITKVMSKHNPKMAFRSFDSIDNAPEEKARGITIATAHVEYETANRHYAHVDCPGHADYVKNMITGAAQMDGAILVVAATDGPMPQTREHILLGRQVGIPTMVVFMNKCDMVDDAELLELVEMEIRELLSSYEYPGDDIPVIQGSALKALEGDATWEAKIDELMQAVDDFIPTPARETDKPFLMPVEDIFTIQGRGTVATGRIERGQINVNEPVEIVGIRETRNSVVTGVEMFKKLLDSGMAGDNVGLLLRGVERKEIERGQVIVKPGSITPHTKFKAEAYVLTKEEGGRHTPFFTGYRPQFYFRTTDVTGVAHLPAGVEMVMPGDNIQMEIELIAPIAMEKGLRFAIREGGRTVGAGTVSEIVE; this is encoded by the coding sequence ATGAGCAAAGAGAAATTCGATCGCAGTAAGCCGCACGTGAACATTGGGACTATTGGCCACGTTGACCATGGTAAGACGACGTTGACGGCGGCGATCACAAAGGTGATGTCGAAGCACAATCCGAAGATGGCGTTTCGGTCGTTCGATTCGATCGACAACGCACCTGAGGAAAAGGCACGTGGTATCACGATCGCGACGGCACACGTGGAATATGAGACGGCAAATCGTCACTACGCACACGTCGACTGCCCGGGCCACGCCGATTATGTGAAGAACATGATCACGGGAGCCGCACAGATGGACGGAGCGATCCTCGTTGTGGCTGCGACCGACGGCCCGATGCCGCAGACGCGTGAGCACATCCTGCTTGGAAGACAGGTTGGTATCCCGACGATGGTCGTCTTTATGAACAAGTGCGACATGGTGGATGATGCGGAACTGCTCGAACTCGTCGAGATGGAGATCCGCGAACTGCTCAGCTCATATGAGTATCCGGGCGACGACATCCCTGTTATCCAGGGTTCGGCCCTGAAAGCCCTTGAGGGCGATGCGACGTGGGAAGCAAAGATCGACGAGCTGATGCAGGCTGTAGATGATTTCATTCCGACACCTGCACGCGAGACCGATAAGCCGTTCCTGATGCCTGTCGAGGATATCTTTACGATCCAGGGCCGCGGAACGGTTGCCACGGGCCGTATCGAGCGTGGACAGATCAATGTCAACGAGCCTGTTGAGATCGTCGGCATCCGCGAGACGCGGAACAGCGTTGTTACGGGTGTTGAGATGTTCAAGAAGCTGCTCGACTCGGGAATGGCGGGCGACAACGTCGGTCTGCTGCTGAGAGGCGTTGAAAGAAAGGAGATCGAACGCGGCCAGGTCATCGTCAAGCCGGGCTCGATCACTCCGCACACGAAGTTCAAGGCCGAGGCCTATGTGCTGACCAAGGAAGAAGGCGGCCGTCACACGCCGTTCTTTACGGGCTACCGCCCGCAGTTCTACTTCCGCACAACTGACGTGACCGGCGTAGCACACCTGCCGGCAGGCGTCGAGATGGTCATGCCCGGCGACAACATCCAGATGGAGATCGAGCTTATCGCTCCGATCGCCATGGAAAAGGGCCTCCGCTTCGCCATCCGCGAAGGCGGCCGCACCGTCGGTGCCGGTACAGTGTCGGAGATCGTGGAATAG
- a CDS encoding type II toxin-antitoxin system HicA family toxin, producing MKRKDLLKHLAANGCVLLRHGSNHDIYLNPKNGMRQPVPRHSEIDENLARHIKKYLGLEKRTN from the coding sequence ATGAAACGAAAGGACCTGCTAAAGCATCTCGCGGCCAATGGTTGCGTTCTGCTGAGACACGGTTCAAACCACGACATTTATTTGAATCCGAAGAATGGGATGAGACAGCCCGTGCCGCGACACAGCGAGATCGATGAAAACCTCGCCCGGCACATTAAGAAATATTTAGGTCTAGAAAAGAGGACGAACTAA
- a CDS encoding type II toxin-antitoxin system HicB family antitoxin — translation MTMVYWKSDHFWLGKLLEHPEIMTQGETLEELEENIKDAYLLMAMDEVPSSYQVKEIRI, via the coding sequence ATGACAATGGTCTATTGGAAGTCGGATCATTTTTGGCTGGGCAAACTCCTTGAGCACCCGGAGATCATGACCCAGGGCGAAACATTGGAGGAGCTCGAAGAGAACATCAAGGATGCGTATTTGTTAATGGCGATGGACGAGGTCCCGAGCTCATATCAGGTCAAAGAGATCCGAATATGA
- the xerD gene encoding site-specific tyrosine recombinase XerD, with amino-acid sequence MADGNAKRDLIREYLTFCRVEKGLAATSIDSYANDLGKLSSWADKNGLGLMSLRREDLREWLIDLSRENFSENSRRRLISAVRGFYKFLMQDGHIMANPAEDLVAPRKGTYLPRFLNRSEIEVFLMAPDTSTETGLRDRAILELMYACGLRVSEVVGLKFNDIDLDSGILTTTGKGSKTRRVPVGSSAVEWLKSYLAARRQKDIDRDELFVTSAGSRLTRQAIHAMVRAYADRCGLEGVSPHTLRHSFATHLIQNNADIRSVQQMLGHTDISTTQIYTHVTNSQLKRNYDRFHPRS; translated from the coding sequence GTGGCCGATGGAAATGCAAAACGCGATCTCATCCGCGAATACCTGACCTTCTGCCGTGTCGAAAAGGGACTCGCGGCGACGTCTATCGACAGTTATGCCAACGACCTAGGTAAATTGTCCTCGTGGGCCGATAAGAACGGTCTCGGCCTGATGTCATTGCGGCGTGAGGATTTACGCGAATGGCTGATCGATCTGAGTCGCGAGAACTTTTCTGAGAATTCACGGCGGCGGCTGATCAGCGCGGTTCGTGGCTTTTACAAATTTCTGATGCAGGACGGCCATATCATGGCCAACCCGGCCGAAGACCTCGTCGCACCCCGGAAAGGCACGTATCTGCCGCGATTTCTTAACCGATCTGAGATCGAGGTCTTCCTTATGGCACCCGACACATCGACCGAAACCGGCCTTCGCGACCGCGCGATACTCGAATTGATGTATGCCTGCGGCCTGCGGGTTTCCGAGGTCGTCGGGCTGAAGTTCAACGATATCGACCTTGACAGCGGCATCCTCACAACGACCGGGAAAGGCAGTAAGACACGCCGCGTGCCGGTCGGGTCGAGTGCCGTCGAATGGCTCAAAAGCTATCTAGCGGCCCGCCGACAGAAGGACATCGACCGCGATGAGTTATTCGTGACATCTGCGGGTTCGCGGCTCACGCGTCAGGCTATACACGCGATGGTCCGGGCATATGCCGATAGATGCGGCCTCGAGGGCGTTTCGCCGCATACGCTACGGCATTCGTTTGCGACGCATCTCATCCAGAACAACGCCGACATCCGCTCAGTTCAACAGATGCTTGGGCATACCGACATCTCGACGACGCAGATATATACGCACGTTACCAACAGCCAGCTTAAACGCAACTACGACCGATTTCACCCGCGCTCATAA
- a CDS encoding DUF4173 domain-containing protein, whose translation MTDRTKTGLQIIQAAIIVGVAGNILLRQTPWGLNAFLFVTLFVAGLLMLMRRSRPELLNLTNLSLAGAMLFFGTMFLVRDSIEMRVADTIAVIIAMGVLIPGSFGIRARIGGTFHYIAGLIAAALSSFFGGFVLLAADIDWKAMPGNGLSRSVFAVLRGLAIALPLVLIFGALFMAADAVFEGWVNRAIDFELDTIISHVMLTSVLAWLTAGYLRSAVGGSFTAEPETPATATGHRTDGPSYVQKVADEPVDTENTLPNNATVVEHINATDVPEDATSAATPAASADAPPAKKQKRDWQNIDSSKLPHVFTLGTVEIGIILGLLNGLFLIFVIAQVPYLFGGMELVQNTPDFKLADYARRGFGELVAVSALVLPILLVGHWLVRKDKPVTGTLFRVLAGIQIALLFVIMASAVQRLVLLTGNLGYGLTTIRLYPLIFMAWLAVVFVWFSATVLRGARQHFAWGALWSAFVILGATNLMNPDKFIVEHNLALMREGREFDAYFNTSLSDDALPSVFLALPDMNDEDARWAAYSLARRHCEKLEEADLRSWNLSRSAASGLLVRNSGFVDLLGGCEAPRLRPYRGLD comes from the coding sequence ATGACTGACCGGACAAAGACGGGACTACAGATCATACAGGCCGCCATTATCGTCGGTGTGGCAGGGAATATTCTACTCAGACAAACGCCGTGGGGGCTGAACGCGTTTCTTTTTGTGACGCTGTTTGTCGCCGGGCTGCTGATGCTCATGCGCCGATCGCGGCCTGAGCTGCTCAATTTGACGAACCTATCACTCGCCGGTGCGATGCTGTTCTTTGGAACGATGTTCCTGGTTCGAGATTCGATCGAGATGCGCGTAGCCGACACCATCGCGGTCATCATCGCGATGGGCGTGCTGATCCCTGGCAGTTTTGGCATCAGGGCGCGAATCGGCGGGACGTTTCACTACATCGCCGGACTGATCGCCGCGGCCCTGAGCAGTTTCTTTGGCGGATTTGTGCTGCTTGCGGCTGATATCGATTGGAAAGCAATGCCGGGCAATGGCCTGAGCCGGAGCGTCTTTGCCGTGCTGCGCGGGCTGGCCATCGCACTGCCGCTCGTTCTCATCTTTGGCGCTTTGTTCATGGCTGCCGATGCCGTATTCGAGGGCTGGGTCAACCGTGCCATCGATTTTGAGCTGGACACGATCATCAGCCACGTGATGCTCACATCGGTACTCGCGTGGCTGACGGCCGGTTATCTCCGCTCGGCTGTCGGCGGGTCATTCACGGCGGAGCCCGAAACACCGGCGACGGCCACGGGACATCGCACCGACGGTCCGTCTTATGTTCAGAAGGTGGCTGACGAGCCGGTCGATACCGAAAATACGCTGCCGAATAACGCGACCGTCGTCGAACACATCAACGCGACGGACGTTCCCGAGGATGCCACCTCCGCCGCGACGCCTGCCGCGTCGGCAGACGCTCCGCCGGCCAAAAAGCAAAAACGCGACTGGCAGAATATCGACAGCTCAAAACTGCCCCACGTATTCACGCTCGGAACCGTCGAGATCGGCATTATTCTAGGCCTGTTGAACGGGCTGTTCCTCATATTTGTCATCGCACAGGTGCCGTATCTGTTTGGCGGGATGGAACTGGTTCAAAATACGCCGGATTTCAAGCTCGCCGATTACGCCCGCCGCGGCTTTGGCGAATTGGTCGCCGTTTCGGCACTCGTCCTGCCGATCCTGCTCGTCGGCCATTGGCTGGTGCGCAAGGACAAGCCCGTCACCGGCACGCTGTTCCGCGTTCTTGCCGGTATCCAGATCGCACTGCTTTTTGTCATCATGGCCTCGGCTGTCCAGCGGCTGGTCCTGCTGACCGGCAACCTCGGCTATGGCCTGACCACGATTCGGCTGTATCCGCTGATCTTTATGGCGTGGCTCGCGGTCGTGTTTGTGTGGTTCTCGGCAACCGTGCTGCGCGGTGCAAGACAGCATTTCGCCTGGGGAGCATTGTGGTCGGCATTCGTCATCCTCGGCGCCACAAACCTGATGAACCCGGACAAATTCATCGTAGAGCACAATCTGGCCTTGATGCGTGAGGGCCGCGAGTTTGACGCCTACTTCAACACCAGCCTGAGCGACGACGCTCTGCCCTCAGTCTTTCTGGCATTGCCCGATATGAATGATGAGGACGCCCGGTGGGCCGCGTACAGTCTCGCCCGCCGCCACTGTGAAAAGCTCGAAGAAGCCGACCTGAGAAGCTGGAACCTGTCGCGCTCAGCGGCGTCCGGCCTGCTCGTCCGCAACAGCGGATTCGTCGACCTGCTCGGTGGTTGCGAGGCACCCAGGCTAAGGCCATATCGCGGCCTCGACTAG
- a CDS encoding transcriptional regulator produces MAKNLALQNDHGSHGLTVARAAESVSNDLDKVIHERMRLGIISALAANARLSFTDLKRLLDTSDGNVSVHARKLEDAGYITCEKSFKGRMPLTEYVITNEGRDALTRYLDHMEALIRAMRDHK; encoded by the coding sequence ATGGCAAAGAACCTAGCACTACAGAACGACCATGGATCACACGGCCTGACCGTTGCGCGAGCGGCCGAAAGCGTATCCAATGACCTCGACAAGGTCATTCACGAGCGTATGCGGCTCGGCATCATCAGCGCGCTTGCAGCGAACGCGAGGCTGAGCTTTACCGACCTAAAACGCCTGCTCGACACAAGCGACGGCAACGTCTCGGTCCACGCCCGAAAGCTGGAGGACGCCGGCTACATCACGTGCGAGAAATCCTTCAAGGGCCGCATGCCGCTGACCGAGTACGTAATAACGAACGAGGGCCGCGACGCCCTCACGAGATACCTAGACCATATGGAGGCCCTCATTAGGGCAATGAGGGATCATAAATGA
- a CDS encoding prepilin-type N-terminal cleavage/methylation domain-containing protein: MSTNAIKKLNSSGGFSLIELVIVVAVIMIIAAIAVPNLLSSRRASNEASALSALRVISEAEAAYIGTTGGGNYGTASELYVAHLIDSTVAAANNLNVGGNPPRNTAKSGYRFRIIARDINPVTHAPSNYVVSAIPSSTSGVTQTGATRLCLREDGVLRGSGQNLGSHYNYAQCGFANPYEP; the protein is encoded by the coding sequence ATGTCAACAAATGCAATAAAGAAACTGAATTCAAGCGGCGGTTTTTCGCTTATCGAACTGGTCATTGTGGTCGCCGTCATCATGATCATTGCGGCTATTGCCGTGCCAAACCTGTTGAGCTCACGACGGGCGTCAAACGAGGCGTCCGCGCTCTCAGCCCTCCGCGTGATAAGCGAGGCTGAGGCCGCGTATATCGGAACCACTGGCGGCGGTAATTACGGCACGGCAAGCGAACTGTATGTTGCCCACCTTATCGACAGCACCGTTGCCGCGGCGAACAACCTGAACGTCGGTGGAAATCCACCGAGGAATACCGCTAAGAGCGGCTACAGGTTCCGGATCATCGCAAGAGACATAAATCCCGTAACACATGCGCCGTCAAACTATGTTGTCTCGGCGATCCCATCATCGACGAGCGGCGTGACGCAGACCGGTGCGACGCGGCTTTGCCTCAGAGAGGACGGCGTGCTCAGGGGATCGGGCCAGAACCTCGGCAGCCACTACAATTACGCTCAGTGCGGCTTTGCGAATCCCTACGAACCGTAA
- the ettA gene encoding energy-dependent translational throttle protein EttA, producing MSNSEPNKIIFSMVKVSKFYDKKPVLKDIYLSFFYGAKIGVLGLNGAGKSSLLRIIAGTDKEFNGEVVFSQGYSVGYLEQEPKLDDGKTVKEIVEEAVQSTVDLLIEFEEINAKFAEPMDDDAMNALIERQGQVQERLDAADAWDLDSRLEMAMDALRCPPPDTKIATLSGGEKRRVALCRLLLQKPDILLLDEPTNHLDAETVAWLEQHLQRYEGTIIAVTHDRYFLDNIAGWILELDRGEGIPYQGNYSSWLEQKQARLAQEQKTEDKRQKTLERELEWIRMSPKGRHAKGKARINDYEKLLATESEKRSEDLEIFIPPGERLGDTVIEAHGVSKSYGDKLLFENLEFSLPPGGIVGVIGPNGAGKTTLFRLITEQEKADGGVFKVGPTVKLGYVDQSRDSLSGDKTVWDEISEGLDVIQLGKREVNSRAYVSRFNFSGSDQQKRVGQLSGGERNRVHLAKMLKSGANVILFDEPTNDLDVNTMRALEEALENFAGCAVVISHDRWFLDRIATHILAFEGESHVEYFDGNYSEYEEDRKRRLGHDADQPHRIKYRSLTRA from the coding sequence ATGAGCAATTCAGAACCAAACAAGATCATCTTTTCGATGGTCAAGGTCAGCAAGTTTTACGACAAGAAGCCTGTCCTCAAGGACATTTATCTCTCGTTCTTTTATGGCGCGAAGATCGGTGTGCTTGGGTTGAACGGGGCGGGAAAATCTTCGCTACTGCGGATCATCGCGGGAACCGATAAGGAATTTAACGGCGAAGTCGTTTTTTCGCAAGGGTATTCGGTCGGTTATCTCGAACAGGAGCCGAAGCTTGACGACGGCAAGACTGTAAAAGAAATTGTCGAGGAGGCGGTGCAATCGACGGTCGATTTGTTAATAGAGTTCGAGGAGATCAACGCCAAGTTCGCTGAGCCGATGGACGATGACGCGATGAACGCTCTCATCGAGCGGCAAGGGCAGGTGCAGGAAAGGCTCGATGCGGCGGACGCGTGGGACCTCGATTCGCGGTTAGAAATGGCGATGGACGCGTTGCGATGTCCGCCGCCAGACACGAAGATCGCAACTTTATCTGGCGGTGAAAAGCGCCGCGTCGCGCTCTGTCGCCTTCTGCTGCAAAAGCCTGACATTCTGCTATTGGACGAGCCAACTAACCATCTCGACGCCGAGACGGTTGCGTGGCTGGAGCAGCATTTGCAGCGTTACGAAGGCACGATCATCGCGGTCACGCACGACCGGTATTTTCTCGATAACATCGCCGGCTGGATACTCGAATTAGATCGCGGCGAAGGCATTCCGTATCAGGGGAATTATTCATCGTGGCTTGAGCAGAAACAGGCGAGACTCGCTCAGGAGCAGAAGACCGAAGACAAACGCCAAAAGACGTTGGAGCGTGAGCTTGAATGGATACGCATGTCGCCGAAGGGCCGCCATGCAAAGGGCAAGGCTCGTATCAACGATTACGAAAAACTGCTCGCAACCGAAAGTGAGAAACGCAGCGAAGACCTTGAGATATTCATCCCGCCGGGGGAGCGGCTGGGCGACACGGTGATCGAGGCACACGGCGTTTCAAAATCATACGGCGACAAATTACTGTTCGAGAACCTCGAATTCTCGCTCCCGCCCGGCGGCATCGTCGGCGTGATCGGACCGAACGGTGCGGGCAAGACGACGCTCTTTCGGCTGATAACCGAACAGGAAAAAGCCGACGGCGGTGTATTCAAAGTTGGACCGACCGTAAAGCTCGGCTATGTCGATCAATCGCGTGATTCGCTTTCCGGCGACAAGACCGTGTGGGACGAGATCTCGGAAGGGCTGGACGTGATACAACTCGGCAAACGCGAGGTCAATTCGCGGGCGTATGTGTCGCGATTCAATTTTTCGGGGAGCGATCAGCAAAAGCGTGTCGGGCAATTGTCAGGCGGCGAACGCAATCGCGTACACCTTGCAAAAATGCTCAAATCGGGTGCTAATGTGATCCTGTTTGACGAGCCGACAAACGACCTCGATGTCAACACGATGCGTGCCCTCGAGGAAGCGCTCGAAAACTTCGCGGGCTGTGCGGTCGTAATATCTCACGACCGCTGGTTCCTCGACCGTATCGCAACGCACATTCTGGCGTTCGAGGGCGAGAGCCACGTCGAATATTTTGACGGCAATTACAGCGAGTACGAAGAGGACCGTAAGCGCCGCCTGGGCCACGACGCCGACCAGCCGCATCGGATCAAGTATCGCAGCCTGACGCGAGCATAA
- a CDS encoding type II toxin-antitoxin system RelE/ParE family toxin: MRKPVVPRVKAEDDLDSARDHYLAAGGVEVAVDFLHDFDRAIAHIARFPESGSPKYGHEPGLAGIRFWPMKKFPFLIFYIETEHQIDVWRVMHGKMDIDAGLHDPDSLP; the protein is encoded by the coding sequence ATGAGAAAGCCTGTCGTCCCTCGGGTCAAAGCCGAGGACGACCTTGACAGCGCGCGCGATCATTATTTGGCGGCCGGCGGTGTCGAGGTAGCTGTCGATTTCCTGCACGACTTTGATCGCGCTATCGCTCACATTGCCCGGTTTCCCGAATCCGGCTCGCCAAAATACGGACATGAACCCGGCCTGGCCGGGATCCGGTTCTGGCCGATGAAGAAGTTCCCGTTTCTTATTTTCTACATTGAGACCGAGCATCAGATCGATGTTTGGCGGGTGATGCACGGCAAAATGGATATCGACGCGGGACTGCACGATCCCGACTCACTCCCGTAG
- a CDS encoding type II toxin-antitoxin system ParD family antitoxin → MNISLSEELRSFVDSQVSGGDYISSSEYVRDVLRKEKDRVRLREMLLEGGSSSASGNVWDAEHFEKMRQRVRSKTK, encoded by the coding sequence ATGAACATTTCTCTTTCTGAGGAGCTGAGGTCTTTTGTCGATTCGCAGGTGTCCGGCGGTGATTACATCAGCAGCAGCGAGTATGTGCGAGATGTCTTGCGCAAGGAAAAGGACCGTGTTCGACTGCGAGAGATGCTGCTCGAAGGTGGTTCGTCATCCGCCAGCGGAAATGTTTGGGACGCTGAGCACTTCGAGAAAATGCGGCAGCGGGTCAGGTCGAAGACGAAATGA
- the menC gene encoding o-succinylbenzoate synthase translates to MLAIRSIELVEINLPLVHFFETSFGRTYERRIILVRVEDREGAEGWGEITCGETPGYSDEWTDSAWVTAEKILAPMVVGKEVESAADVWGLMKWARGHRMSKAGIETACWDLEAKKLAVPLWRLLGGVNQTIECGVSIGIQDSIEQLLDKIRVEVDAGYRRIKIKISPRWDYDVIKAVRKEFGDILLMGDANSAYTLNDIDKLRSLDEFDLMMLEQPLGYDDIIDHAKLQREIKTPICLDEPIKSPEDARKAIELKSGKIINLKNGRVGGHTQSKLVEKVCREANIPVWCGGMLESGIGRAHNIAISTLAGYTMPGDVSASKRYWHEDIIEPEVEVSADGTIMAPDKPGIGFGISKGRIEGFSVRSVVLS, encoded by the coding sequence ATGCTCGCCATCCGCTCCATCGAACTCGTCGAGATCAACCTGCCGCTGGTCCATTTTTTTGAGACGAGCTTTGGCCGAACATATGAGCGGCGGATAATTCTCGTCCGCGTTGAGGACCGCGAGGGTGCCGAGGGCTGGGGCGAGATCACGTGTGGCGAGACGCCCGGCTACTCGGACGAATGGACCGATTCGGCCTGGGTGACGGCTGAGAAAATTCTGGCGCCGATGGTCGTTGGGAAAGAGGTTGAGTCAGCCGCCGATGTCTGGGGCCTGATGAAATGGGCCCGCGGCCATCGTATGTCAAAAGCCGGAATCGAGACCGCGTGTTGGGACCTTGAGGCGAAAAAACTCGCCGTCCCGCTGTGGCGGCTTCTTGGCGGCGTTAACCAGACCATTGAGTGCGGCGTTTCGATCGGTATTCAGGACAGCATCGAGCAGTTGTTAGACAAAATTCGCGTCGAGGTCGATGCGGGTTACAGACGGATCAAGATAAAAATAAGCCCTCGTTGGGACTACGATGTGATCAAAGCCGTGAGGAAAGAGTTTGGCGACATTCTGCTGATGGGGGACGCTAACTCGGCATATACATTAAACGATATCGACAAACTTCGCTCGCTCGACGAATTCGATTTGATGATGCTCGAACAGCCGCTCGGCTACGACGACATCATCGATCACGCAAAGCTGCAACGCGAAATCAAGACGCCGATCTGTCTCGACGAACCGATCAAATCGCCCGAGGACGCACGCAAAGCAATCGAACTAAAGTCCGGCAAAATAATCAACCTAAAAAACGGCCGCGTCGGAGGCCACACACAATCAAAACTCGTCGAAAAGGTTTGCCGCGAAGCCAACATCCCCGTCTGGTGCGGCGGCATGCTCGAGAGCGGCATCGGCCGCGCCCACAACATCGCCATCTCAACCCTCGCCGGTTACACAATGCCCGGCGACGTGTCGGCGAGTAAAAGATATTGGCACGAAGATATCATCGAACCGGAAGTCGAGGTTTCAGCCGACGGCACTATCATGGCCCCGGACAAGCCGGGAATTGGGTTTGGTATTTCGAAGGGTCGAATCGAGGGTTTTTCGGTTAGATCGGTGGTCCTATCTTAA